CACAAGTCCtcacatcaaataaataatcttGTAAATATAACTGATGATCGACCATCTGTCCCCTAAAGATGAGGAAAAACCAGGATCGAATCTTCTCTGTCCTGGACTCAAAGAGCATCGAATACGAAAAAGTGGACATCACTCAGGGTTCTGATGCCAAGGATTTAATGAGGGAGAAAGCAGGAGACCCGACTGCACTGGCCCCTCAAATATGCAATGGAGGCAACTACTGTGGGGTATGTCTAGCACGATAGCCTGCAGAACAAACAGTGTCATGTGTGTTGACAGTGTAAATCATTGACAGTTTTGTTTCATATGTcccaaagaaaaataaaagctttggtAGTCTAGGGCGTAGACTCAGAAATAGAATAAATATTAACACTATTAGTGGGcagctacatttttttaaacttgctcACACCCTATTCTAGTACGTACACTCCCATTTACATCTCAGTTTTCCCCTTAAGGGATTTCATCAGTTTAGCATTCCAATTGTATTTTGTGATGACTGATTAGTTGGAGCTTTGTTCCTGACAGCTTGCATAACAACTTGGAAGAGGTACAAATTGACTCGGAGTGACATTTATATCATTTTCTCAACAGTAGCGCCAACGCTTTAAGGTGGTTTTGTCAGGCTGAAATATCTCAATAACTTTTTGTCAATACAATTAAGGGATACATTGTTATGTCTTTGTGCTCATCTGACTTTCACTTTAGTGCTTATAGAGCAAGACAACGCTGAGCTTAGCATCATCGCTCAAGGTAGCAGGGATATGATCAAATGACCCAATTAGTGCTAGATTTATCAATAAGTTGCatttagaattttaaaaaaggaaataaaatgtatactttaatgtttaaaatgtatacatttttggGCGTCCTCCAAGTGAGCGGCCAAGGTTCAAGTCCATTgtctggctcctttcctgtcattccccactctctctcctgatttcttaCTCTATCTGTCCTATCTAAATAATGGcacaaaagccccccccccccaaaaaaaaagtataaatgcAAAGTAAtctgacaacaataacaaacaactAACTAACAATATCAAAATATCAACActgattttatttcttcttttataaatatttatgataactgtttctgtttctctttttttctgtgttttttctgctccCCCTCAACTGAAacattttgtctctctttcaggACATTGATGCTTTTGAGAATGCCGTTGAGAACGAACAATTAGAGGAGTTTCTGAAACTCTAAAGATGGAGACCAGCTATGGGGCAACTCACAAGTCACACTCCTATACTCACTGCAATATCTTCATATCAGGTTCATCCTACTCTGAGAAATAATTGAATCTATGAAAGactatattaaaatgtttttttttcttttatttgattgaAATTGAATTCATATttggtgaatgttttttttttttaaagaagtaaatGTACGATTTTCAGTGAAATCAACATTCTTGTCTAGTCTTCCTTTTAGGTAAATGCATGACAGTTTTTGAATCTGTCATATTCGAAACAAGCTTGTATGTGATGTTCATCTGCAGAGTCAACATGTCCTGTTCACCATGAAGACTCATCAAacctacaaaaataaaatcacacttACAGCCATATTTGCCCTCAACACAGTTTGAAATGACCATAGGTTAAATTACGAAATAGTGGGAACGCACCAGCACAAAATGTAGAACTCAAACATCTTAGAGAGAGACTAACGTGCATTATCGCTGTTACCACAGTGCCGGGGCTTCCTATGGGTgtgattatattaaaaaaaatatgaaggagAATTGTGAATACTTTTAACAACCTGTTGCTGACAGGACTTTGTACACTGCTCTCTGAAGTAACCTTTATGATATAAACATACATTCaaatatgtttcatatttgataTTAAACCCATAATACCATAGAAGCAAGGGGAATTAAGACAACAAAGATTACAGaggtttatttaaataataatccaAACAAAGCTCATGATGAATTTGTGTCTATTTTTaccaaaacagcaaaaaaggagCAAAACTCGACAGTAAACACGATTCCAGGTGCACGACCGCAACAAGACtaaaaggagacaaaaaagtcagcacacaaatgtccttttaGTTTCCTTTATCCGGGAAAGAATAAAGCAACAcaacaacggacgcgtttcagcactCAGCCTTCATCAGCGTTCATTTTTACCACGATATTTCAAACACTATCCCACAGTCAATGCACactaaatatgaataaatatgaagACAAGCCCTGGATTACTAAAGGACTAGAACAAGCTTGTAAAAAGAACAATTTACTCAATAAGGAGTTCTTGAAATCTGGAACAATTGGGAGGTAATAAATAgatatacaaaaataaattgacATAATAAGACTTAACAAAAAGGATTATTTTAGCAAACAGTTAGAACAGTATAGAAATTATACATGGAGACATGGAAGGTGCTTAACAACATATTCAAAAAGGTAATTACATAAATGtgtaaagtgaaatattttaaaggtcTATTCAGGTGGTTTTCTTAGGCCAGAAAACTAAAttcaaaaatattattttcaaactttCATAGTTATGTTGTGTTGGGcctatttattttatgtaaatattcatgaagccTAACAACTTTATGATGAATCAATTAGTGATTGAACACTTTGGATTTCCATGTCCCATGGACACGAACTAtgtttttagtaaaaaaaagaaaaaaaagaaagagggacacAGGAAGTATTTTTCCTTAGAGCAAATGGGAAAGATGCGgcataaacatttaaaagagtaagaaagtaagaaaatgagcTAGCCAGTCAACAATCACAAACTAACAACAGGCAGTTCACTGGACTACACTTGGGGATGGGGCCTGGCGGTATTAAAGCTATGTCGCAGGCTTATGACGTCCTCTTTATCCGCTGCCCTAGAGGAAGCTTTGGTGTGTTTCCTCAACTCTCCTCACCATCCGTTGGATTTTTCAAACATCTTACTTCATGAATTCACTATAGTGACGTTTTTGTGTTGGATTATAATTCTTGTGTTATATCTGTTCTTTATTGCAGACCTTTAAGTCCAACATCCATTAATAATCAACGATGGCCGAGGAAGGGTGAGCATGAAGCCTTTACTTGTCTAAATGGCTACCTAACAACTTTTCTTTACCGGGAAAAAAAATCCGGTTACGGcgcattaaaatgtgttttgagaaAAGCGATTTGGTGTGAAGTTGCATGTGTTTATATATCTGCTTCTCATAACGAGttctcctttctcctttatAATGAACTCGTCTGTTAGCTTAGCCTCATCTGGCCTCAGTGTTCGGGCATTTGATATCTGTGTGTCCAGTAGAGTTAAGAAATCAGGATGATTTGTTGACAAACAATCTAAACCTGTTAGGTGTATCTTACTCTTCTAAATCGTGCTGCAACCACAACATATAAACAGCAATGAGACACTTAAATAATCGCAGAATAATGTCgtaaaaaatgcaacaaaaattGTCATTAACTatcaaaagtcattttttattaatattctgTGGCtcaaaagtgaagaaaatatGCAACCATATATTCTATAGGAGTGTGTGGTTGATGCTGAAAGTAGAAATATTTAGTATTTAAGTGTCGTTGAGTTCTTAACCTCAAAGATTTTAACACATTTCAACTTAAGATTAAGAAGCTGTCAGTCTTCTTCACTTGAagttattaataatatttaatttactttaatGTCAGTCAGCCTTTGGTGCCTCCTCTGAACAGTCTTGaacttgtgttgtgtttctgtgtagtagtttaaataaaatgtcttttgaCGTAAAGTCAGCTGTTTGTTGTGCTGAATTGAAATCTTGTTAGGAAAGAGTTGCAGTACACTACATGACTAGAAGCAgcgtgtttcttttttttaaatgcatgtgtcCTTAATTAAAATTATCATTGGAACATTATTCAGGAAGTGGCGTTACAATATCCACAAGTATGTTGCCCagggtgttttctttttttatagcttTACGTCCAGTTATAGCGTCAGTATTGTCTACAAAAGAGAATTTAGTTTGCTGCTGCAAGCAATGCTTAATTACTCTTTATATATAAGATTTTGCGCTTGTCAACGTTAATTTAAATCGGTCTCTCCTTTTCAAGTGAGCTCTCTGGTTTTTGAATGATGACTTTAATTCTTTTGTCGGATACCCCTTCACTCTACAGTGAGTGAGATCCATATTCTGACATGCCAGAAGCTCCACTGAAGTCCACTTACTTGTCACGTATGCCTTGATCAAAACTGTAACGgcgtcttttattttgtgtccaTTTGTAGCAGTGCTGCTGGAGGTGTCATGGATGTCAACACCGCTCTCCCTGAAGTGCTCAAGACCGCACTCATCAACGATGGCCTTGCCCGTGGTATCCGAGAGTCTGCCAAAGCCCTGGACAagtgtgtgaaaacatcttgctttttgtgtgttttagtcGTTAGCAGGTGTATCACTGATGATAATTTGGCTCCCTCTACTGAATACCGTGAGGAGAATGCCACTGTTACCCAATTTCTGTCTGAGATGTGCCGTCGAGTTTGTAAACTTGAAAGTTGTGCGTAGTGCTTCCTGAAGGTAACGTCTGTGTTCCTCTGCAGGCGTCAGGCTCACCTCTGCGCCCTCGCTGGTAACTGCGACGAGCCCATGTACGTCAAGCTGGTGGAGGCCCTCTGCGCTGAGCATCAGATCAACCTGATCAAGGTAAACTGTTAACTGATTTAGGATCCAATACAAGGATATGTGAAAAGCAACTCACAATACATGAAAATTGACAAGTAAAATATaaagattaaatgaaaaaatggaTCCATGTGCTGCTGTATTGATGATGATAATTTGGCTCCCTCTACTGAATACTGTGAAGAGACTGCCATTGTTACCCAATTTTTGTCTGAGATATAGCCTACTGTACCCAAAATTAATGCAGTTTTATCTCTGGATCAGAATAATTTACAAATGTGATTTCTTGATTGATTACACACCTTCATTTCAGGTTGATGACAACAAGAAGCTGGGCGAGTGGGTTGGTCTCTGCAAGATTGACCGTGAGGGCAAACCCCGCAAGGTGGTGGGCTGCAGCTGCGTCGTGGTCAAGGTAAATAACGCTGTTATCCAGGCTCGCTGTGGTTTTTATGTTAATTTCATATTAAAACTACAGAACTGGACAAGTATTGTTTATTCATGAACCACAATAGAAAGATGATGACTTGTTGGGAGTGGAAATGTGACCACTTGTACCTAGATGTGCCATTCAAGTCCAGGTGCTGTGCTTCGTGCCATGCAGCTGTTGTTGAAAAACACTTGGCCAGATTACAGCCAGGGTACGAGCCCCATCGCCTACCTGTGGTGTTTGGGGTCCCTAAGAATGGCTACACATTGTAACACGTCATCATGCAGGGATTGGCAATCTGCTCGATTATTTTCTGAAACTGTCGGGGGGGCTGCCTGCCTAATTTTACAAATCCATGTAGCTTAACTTTGTGTCAAGCTGGTGTAGCTGtattgtgaaaaaaagatgttcaAGAAATAtgtcatttcaatgtttttaaagattggGTCACAGTTGAAATAAATTCTTCCTCGTCCTGGTGGGGAGATTTGTTCTGCTTAACTTacgaaaatgtttttaaagaatggTCTGCCAATGATTCAAGGAAAGAAATCCTCCCTGGTGTTTACaaaccagtgtttcccctaccattatgtTAGGGGGGTGGCCCTGCCCCCCCTTGAAGctcaagttattaaaaaaatatgtatctatttatttcttcaccttttgtgcctttattgtagagataggatagtggaaagaagtcatttaaggatacctttccgatagaacagctgtcattaaaagtaacgcatgaacaccaagattccttcaagtgtccGTCttcctaggggaaacactgcaaacCTTACAAAACATACCTCAAGGAATCCCTGtagacaaacttttttttgtcactatAGATTGATCAAACTGATTACTATTGGACCGGTCTGTATTTTACAGTCTTGATGTCTCTGACATGCCTTTCAATTaaactcttctctctttctacaGGACTATGGCAAGGAGTCTCAAGccaaggatgtgattgaggaaTACTTCAAGGGCAAGAAATGAGGTGTCAATAAATTGTGAAACTGAAGCTGTTCTTGTGTTGTGTCATGAGTTGAGTAAATCAAACGTATTGGTAATCACTGTAAGGGATGGGAATTGCAGGGAGACTAACTATGACCCACAATAATACCAAGATACAATCATGATGCAGACTAATGAATCAAACTGAAAGATACAATTGCCCCTAAAAAGGTGAAGAGCAGGATTCATTTGTTTCCTAGAATCTGGTGTTAGTTTCAAATCTTTACTTCATCTTGAAGCGGTCTTACATTATCCTGCTACATATTCCTTTGACCGGTTGTCAACCTCTTcagccaaaaaaacacatttagtatGAGGGTGAAGTGGAGACCCATGTCAAATGTGTAGGAAAATCTAATTCAAGTGCCATATAAGCTCCATTTTTAGCACCAGGGTTGCAGCACAATATTTTGCTGTATTAATAGTTTTATACCCCAAGTAACTGTTGACCTGTGGTATCCTCAGTTAAAATACATTGACAACAAATACTTAGGATAGCCAAATGCTGAGTGTCAGTCCTCTTAAGCCTGACTTGTGCTgttgccctcttggccaggtcctCCTTGTGAAAGAGATGTTGATCTCAATAGGTTAATTACAGGTCATCAAATATAAAAGgttaataaaatacaatgaGGTCTGGCTTTGTCTGCTGAAGTAGTTAAAATTAGATCTGCTCCTACAAACTAAAATGATTGATGGGAACCACTGATGTTGTAGATCTTTCTGATGAATGAAATAGCCAATGGTAAACCAGGGAAGACAAGAAGCATGTGGTTTGGATGGGATTATTCCTTTATATCTACATACATAAACATTTCTgaataaagaaaagacattcaaacacattaagGCACAACACATCATGATGCACATTCTCCATCCCCCCACCCAAAATTACAAAAATCCAgagaacgaaaaaaaaaaagacactaaaAGTATAGTTTCCACCTCTTGGACATAATATCTGCCACTGCCCTTTAAGTTTACTGTAAATAATTTACACAAGTTTTGCCACAGACTGCATTGATGTGTTGTGATTATACCATCAGGaagaaaacactaaataaaaaagcagCCGTTCTCCTCGCACACGATGCTGCCTGTACAGAGAggccttcatttttttgaagatCATTTATTCTCCAGAACAAATCAAACGTCCTCCTGGGCCAGGAAGGGGTTTCAGCCGCTTTCAGGCTTTTAGTCTGCTACAGCTGCAAGGAGGGTAAGTTTTCACAGCGGCCCATTCCCAGCATCAGGACCAAGGTGGGCTGAGTCGGGTAATCATGTCTTTTACCCTCCCAAagtctttttcttcatctttcacCTCTACTTTGCTTCTTAAGACCATTCAGAGTTTGTAAATCCAGAGGTTCAAAAAACAAgaccaaaagaagaaaaaaaaaaaaaaaaatcacaaaaacagtTGCAGTGTATTGTTTGTTCTTAAATAGTTATACAAAAGAAGGGGGCCGCCTGGCTGACCATGTCCAGGGTAACATTGCATGAGTCCATATTGCTAAAGTAGTTACAGGTACTCAAACTCCAGTGCTTGGTGTAGTGCCAGCAGGTCAGAGTGACTGGATATCCTCCAGAAAGGCATGTTGTGCTGCAgagtgaacaaacacacacattaacactgaAGTACAGTTTCATGCAGCACACCACCACCTCAAGTCATGCAGGCTACGCTACAGGAGATTGCAGCTGCTTGCTTGGCAAAAGCACTGCAAACAAAATCCATGCAATCCTTATGCTCGAAGAAAGagttaaacattttgtaaaaaaaaaatatgctttcTGCCGCCGTGCTGAGATCAGCATCAGACAGATGAGAGAGTGGTATAATCCGACTAATCGAACTCAGCatagaagcaaaaaaaacatatttctcaaAATGTCATTATTCCATTGACTTTCCCAGCACCCAGCATTAAGAATGAAACCCACATCTGGAAAAAGATGGGAATATTTATTCACTTTGTGTAAAAATGGAGCGGAACAGTCCTTGTAGTTTTGTGTGTGATACAGCTACTTTTTGTCTTGCAAAAACTACATAatcaatgaaaaacaagagTCCACACACCAAACTGGATACAAACCATCATTGTTGCTCTAGCAAAGATTGTTTAAAGCTTTATCAATGTGTACATTTAAGCAGCCTTTTGTTTGAAAACTTCTCATGTCATGAGATCAGGTTAATTTTCCAAATCATTGAAACTCAGTTCAAAAATGTAGCCGCAGCTTGCACACAAATTTGGTTTACATATTTGAGTTAATAGTAGGTGCAAAATGTACATCTCAATCTCACAATTTTAACTCCAACAGAGTTGCGATCAAAAGTTTCTTGCTTctacttcaaaatgaaaaaaaaaagcaacagcaagtagaacagaaaaaaaaaagttaaagaccAACTCAAAACCTCTACAGCAAAGAAAGACAGGcttcgaccaatcagagctcacactgtgaggaggaggcAGGTTCACAGTGAGGTCGAGGGTCCATTACCTTTTTGGCCGCCTGCTCCTCTTCCACACCGTCACCAACTACAACATACACTACTTTCCTGCCAAACCTTTGCATTATGCGTTCAAAGCAACTCTcttttcctgcaaaaaaaacaaataaacaggggggaggaaggagggtCACAAGGTCAGAGGGGTCTTAGTTCAGGAGATGTTTGTTTACCTGGCCAGCCGCATGCTCTTCATCCTTCCCATCGCCAATCACAACATACGTAATGTTAGTGCCAAAGCGGGAGACTATACGCTCAAAACAGCTCTCTTTGcctggagacaaacaaacagctttcacAGGGTTTTTCACTCCTTTCTTTAGGTGGAAATGAAACATGTGAGGAggaccagctgtgtgtgtgtgtgtgtgtgtgtgtgtgatgaggagggtcaagttacacacacacactttgataatGTAGACACGATGGTCGCTCAACTTGACAGTGACTGCACATGTACATAACTAacgatactcaaatgaaatgctatttgactggtgaatacatTTAGTAATATCGGCcgtaaaattagccgataccaatagtcacttgatatgctaatatcggccgatcaatcggtcgggctctaatagAGACACACCGATGAATATAATAAAGCAAACTGTAACTACGCACATCCTCTTCTTATTGTTAACAGATTCTGAgccaaactaaagcaaacattttACCATTATAAAGGAACAGGAAATAAGTCACACATGGGGTTAgattaaaaacatcataatGACTGGAATAACCAACCCAGTATATGCTACTTTTGACCTAGTGGGGAAATGACTATAATTACTTGTACATTATATTACAAACATCCATGTATTATTGTTTAGTGACGGAACATGTGTAAGGTGATGTGTGCGGAGGTTTATGTCATACCTATTTTTGTTGCACTGTAGATGTTCTCGATGGGGAAAACAGATCCCAGACTGTATAAGAGAACTTTAGCCAGCGCTGGTATGAGCTGCGTCGTGGTCACCATCACGTTTACACAGTTACTCCTGagtgacacagacacagagcatGAGCAAGGGGTGCATACATTCATTTCCAATGCATGCTGAATATGGATGAGGCTTGAATGAATCAGCATTTTGATCTCGGACGTTAACAGAGGGGTTTGTAGGAACAGACGTAACACACAAAACGTCACCTGGAGCTGATAATGGACAGGGACTTTAACGCATGGGTCAGCCAGGAGTCGGTCAAAGCCTCCACCTCTGCTCTGAGCTGCAGCCAGGCGTCTCTTTTAGCAGGACCCAGCAGACCTACAACACAGCAGGGCATTAGTGAGCCCTCCTAACATCAGGGATTTAACATACAACGAATTAAACAGGCAAGGTAAAGACTAAATATTGTCATGCTAATGTTgggattt
The Labrus mixtus chromosome 12, fLabMix1.1, whole genome shotgun sequence genome window above contains:
- the rps12 gene encoding 40S ribosomal protein S12, coding for MAEEGSAAGGVMDVNTALPEVLKTALINDGLARGIRESAKALDKRQAHLCALAGNCDEPMYVKLVEALCAEHQINLIKVDDNKKLGEWVGLCKIDREGKPRKVVGCSCVVVKDYGKESQAKDVIEEYFKGKK
- the zgc:153284 gene encoding SH3 domain-binding glutamic acid-rich-like protein 3; translated protein: MSLQVFYASVSGNMKMRKNQDRIFSVLDSKSIEYEKVDITQGSDAKDLMREKAGDPTALAPQICNGGNYCGDIDAFENAVENEQLEEFLKL